In Fulvia fulva chromosome 10, complete sequence, a single window of DNA contains:
- a CDS encoding ABC multidrug transporter atrF encodes MWGSSVDERRLTRQDTGNVPTNQWHRGDPQPDAGRNHAALHPTEEVESDEDGKDRSAAGTWGERDVGGFDPEEAMQDYEALRRNLTHLSKTRSRDTQGSKGGGLRRVATNASAKSRKQSIADRRGASRTTTNDQRPTEHDKDELGDIEAGPRDDDDNDDFELDRFMKEGHFEKRCDGHSHKKVGVIYKDLTVKGVGSTTSFVRTLPDAILGTFGPDLYHIIARFVPALARRTGETRTLVNGFTGCVRDGEMMLVLGRPGAGCSTFLKAISNNRESYAEVTGDVSYGGIPADKQKKMYRGEVNYNPEDDIHFATLNVWQTFTFALMNKTKKKAQEDIPVIANALMKMFGITHTEYTLVGDEYTRGVSGGERKRVSIAETLASKSTVICWDNSTRGLDASTALDYARSLRIMTDVSNRTTLVTLYQAGEGIYELMDKVVVIDQGREIYSGPANEARQYFIDLGFEAPDRQTTADFLTACTDPVERKFRAGYEDRTPKTPEELEKAFRQSSNYQRVLEDIKDYEKYLEESNYEDAKRFEGAVQEGKSKRVSKKSSYTVSFPRQVMACTKREFWLLLGDTTTLWTKLFIIISNGLIVGSLFYGQPENTEGSFTRGGALFFSILFLGWLQLTELMKAVSGRAVVARHKDYAFYRPSAVTIARVVADLPVIFVQVLIFGIIMYFMTNLTITAGRFFIYMLFVYITTILLTALYRMFASVSPEIDTAVRFSGIALNLLVIYTGYVIPRPQLLTKYIWFGWIYWINPLSYSFEAVLSNEFAGRTMQCAESQLVPQGPGIDHAYQGCAIAGADVNGQSVTGSAYLNAQYNYSRSNLWRNFGVVIAFIFLYLIVTVICTELFSFANTGGGALIFKKSKRAKQAVKESPPADEEKAGAAGDNSSGSKKESGMDSSDDSSDDDKENEALDQITKSESIFTWRDVEYTVPYLGGERKLLNKVNGYAKPGVMVALVGASGAGKTTLLNTLAQRQTMGVVSGEMFVDGRPLGPEFQRNTGFCLQGDLHDGTATIREALEFSAVLRQDASVPRSEKIAYVDTIIDLLELNDLQDAIIMSLGVEQRKRLTIGVELAAKPSLLLFLDEPTSGLDSQSAYSIVRFLKKLARAGQAIVCTIHQPSSVLIQQFDMILALNPGGNTFYFGPVGENGKNVVQYFSERGVDCPPNKNVAEFILETAARPHKREDGKRIDWNEEWRNSPQAQNVIEEIEGLKLTRSKTQTTARRKEQEKEYAASVVLQCTELLKRTAKQYWRDPSYIYGKLFVSVIIGIFNGFTFWQLGNSIQDMQNRMFTAFLILTIPPTIVNAVVPKFFTNMALWQAREYPSRIYGWFAFTTAQVIAEIPPAIIGALVYWVLWYWATGLPTESAVSGYVFLMTMLFFLFQASWGQWICAFAPSFTVISNVLPFFFVMFSLFNGVVRPYSMLPVFWRYWMYWVNPSTWWIGGVLAATLDGVPIKCTETETAHFDAPPGQTCASYASAFAQSAGGYLLNPQASTDCQYCQYTNANQYLDTLNISAGDKWRDFGIFLVFVFTNWFLVYFFIWSVRVKGWSFGFGPLFGFFSKVIDRVKAPFKKSGKKQESDE; translated from the coding sequence ATGTGGGGGTCGTCTGTAGATGAGCGCAGGCTCACTCGGCAAGACACTGGAAATGTGCCGACCAACCAATGGCATCGAGGAGACCCTCAACCAGATGCTGGGAGAAACCACGCAGCTCTCCATCCGACTGAAGAGGTAGAGAGTGATGAAGATGGGAAGGATCGCTCTGCCGCAGGCACATGGGGAGAGCGAGATGTCGGAGGCTTCGACCCCGAGGAAGCAATGCAGGACTATGAGGCTTTGCGTCGCAACCTCACGCACTTGTCAAAGACTAGATCTCGCGACACACAAGGAAGCAAAGGAGGCGGTCTTCGAAGGGTCGCGACCAATGCTAGTGCTAAGAGCCGCAAGCAGTCAATCGCAGACCGACGAGGAGCATCTCGAACGACGACGAACGATCAGCGACCTACAGAGCACGACAAGGACGAGCTGGGTGATATTGAGGCAGGTCCGCGAGATGACGATGACAACGACGACTTCGAACTCGATCGATTTATGAAAGAAGGCCATTTCGAGAAGCGCTGTGACGGCCACTCGCACAAGAAAGTCGGTGTCATCTACAAGGACCTGACTGTCAAGGGCGTTGGTTCGACGACCAGCTTCGTCAGAACCCTTCCAGATGCCATCCTAGGCACTTTCGGTCCTGATCTTTACCACATCATCGCCAGATTTGTTCCCGCGCTTGCACGACGAACGGGTGAGACTCGTACCCTGGTCAACGGCTTCACTGGCTGCGTCCGCGATGGGGAGATGATGCTTGTGCTGGGCCGACCAGGAGCTGGATGCTCGACTTTCCTCAAGGCGATTTCGAACAACCGCGAGTCGTATGCCGAAGTCACTGGGGATGTTTCCTATGGTGGAATACCTGCCGACAAACAGAAGAAGATGTACCGCGGCGAGGTCAACTACAATCCAGAAGACGATATCCACTTCGCCACTCTCAACGTCTGGCAAACCTTCACCTTCGCTTTGATGAACAAGACCAAGAAGAAGGCGCAGGAAGACATCCCAGTCATCGCCAATGCACTGATGAAGATGTTTGGCATCACTCATACCGAGTACACATTGGTGGGTGACGAATACACTCGTGGTGTCTCTGGTGGCGAACGCAAGCGTGTCTCCATTGCGGAAACACTGGCCAGCAAGTCTACTGTCATCTGCTGGGACAACTCCACGCGTGGTTTGGACGCATCGACAGCACTCGACTATGCCAGGTCACTCCGTATCATGACTGATGTCTCCAACAGAACGACTCTTGTGACGCTATACCAAGCTGGAGAGGGCATCTACGAGCTCATGGACAAGGTCGTGGTTATCGACCAAGGCCGAGAAATCTACTCTGGCCCAGCCAACGAGGCCAGACAGTATTTCATTGACCTTGGCTTTGAAGCTCCTGACCGACAGACTACTGCCGACTTCCTCACGGCGTGTACTGACCCAGTGGAGCGTAAGTTTCGAGCTGGTTACGAGGATCGTACCCCAAAGACACCAGAAGAGCTGGAGAAGGCCTTCCGCCAGTCGTCCAACTACCAAAGGGTACTCGAAGACATAAAAGACTACGAAAAGTACCTGGAAGAGTCTAACTATGAAGATGCAAAGCGTTTCGAAGGTGCCGTTCAGGAAGGCAAGTCGAAGAGAGTGTCTAAGAAGAGCTCATACACAGTCTCCTTCCCACGTCAAGTCATGGCTTGCACGAAGCGCGAGTTCTGGCTACTGCTTGGCGACACTACGACCCTTTGGACGAAGCTCTTCATTATCATTAGCAACGGTCTCATCGTCGGCTCCCTCTTCTATGGCCAGCCAGAAAACACTGAGGGTTCTTTCACTCGTGGTGGTGCTCTCTTCTTCTCGATTCTGTTCCTCGGATGGCTGCAACTCACAGAGCTTATGAAGGCTGTGAGTGGGCGAGCAGTCGTTGCGAGGCACAAAGATTACGCCTTCTACCGACCAAGCGCTGTCACAATCGCCCGTGTTGTGGCTGATCTGCCTGTCATCTTTGTCCAGGTACTGATCTTTGGTATCATCATGTACTTCATGACCAACCTCACGATCACCGCCGGACGATTCTTCATCTACATGCTCTTCGTCTACATCACCACGATCCTCCTTACTGCGCTGTACCGCATGTTTGCTTCAGTCTCGCCCGAGATCGACACAGCAGTGCGGTTCTCAGGTATCGCGCTGAACTTGCTGGTCATCTATACCGGTTACGTGATACCTCGACCACAGCTTTTGACAAAGTACATCTGGTTTGGCTGGATCTACTGGATCAATCCTCTGTCTTACAGCTTCGAAGCGGTACTCTCGAACGAATTCGCTGGCAGGACAATGCAGTGTGCCGAGTCTCAGCTCGTGCCGCAGGGTCCTGGTATCGATCACGCCTACCAAGGTTGTGCCATCGCTGGAGCCGACGTCAATGGTCAGTCAGTGACGGGCTCAGCCTACCTCAACGCTCAATACAACTATTCGAGGTCGAACTTATGGCGCAACTTTGGTGTGGTCATCGCATTCATCTTCCTGTACCTCATCGTCACGGTCATCTGCACGGAGCTGTTCTCATTCGCCAATACTGGAGGAGGCGCTCTTATCTTCAAGAAGTCCAAGCGTGCTAAGCAGGCCGTCAAGGAGTCACCTCCAGCTGATGAAGAGAAGGCAGGTGCTGCAGGGGACAACTCGAGCGGTTCCAAGAAGGAGAGTGGCATGGACTCGTCAGACGACTCGTCAGACGATGACAAGGAGAACGAGGCCCTCGATCAGATCACCAAGAGCGAGAGTATCTTCACCTGGCGTGACGTCGAGTACACGGTTCCTTACCTTGGCGGCGAGCGGAAGCTTCTCAACAAGGTCAACGGCTACGCAAAGCCTGGTGTCATGGTCGCACTCGTTGGCGCTTCTGGTGCTGGGAAGACCACTCTGCTCAACACTCTAGCCCAGCGTCAGACTATGGGTGTTGTCAGCGGAGAGATGTTCGTTGACGGTCGACCTCTCGGGCCTGAGTTCCAGCGCAACACCGGCTTCTGCTTGCAGGGTGATCTCCACGACGGCACAGCCACCATCCGTGAGGCCCTTGAGTTCTCTGCTGTCCTCCGACAAGACGCCAGTGTTCCACGTTCTGAGAAGATCGCATACGTTGACACTATCATCGATCTCCTCGAGTTGAACGACTTGCAAGATGCCATCATCATGAGTCTCGGTGTCGAGCAGCGAAAGCGTTTGACTATTGGTGTTGAGCTCGCTGCTAAGCCATCCCTTCTGCTCTTCTTGGACGAGCCAACGTCGGGTCTGGACTCTCAAAGCGCCTACTCCATCGTCCGATTCCTGAAGAAGCTCGCACGTGCCGGTCAAGCGATCGTGTGCACAATCCACCAGCCCAGCTCAGTGCTCATACAACAATTCGACATGATTCTCGCCCTTAACCCCGGTGGTAACACATTCTACTTCGGCCCTGTGGGCGAGAACGGGAAGAATGTAGTCCAATACTTCTCCGAACGTGGCGTCGACTGCCCACCCAACAAGAATGTCGCCGAATTCATCCTCGAAACCGCCGCCCGACCACACAAGCGTGAGGACGGCAAGCGCATCGACTGGAACGAGGAGTGGCGCAATTCTCCTCAAGCCCAAAACGTCATTGAAGAGATCGAAGGCCTCAAGCTCACGCGCAGCAAGACGCAAACGACCGCCAGACGCAAGGAACAGGAGAAGGAATACGCCGCTAGTGTCGTTTTGCAGTGTACTGAGTTGCTCAAGCGTACTGCAAAGCAATACTGGCGCGACCCATCCTACATCTACGGCAAGCTCTTCGTCTCGGTCATCATTGGAATCTTCAACGGCTTCACCTTCTGGCAGCTCGGTAACTCCATCCAGGACATGCAGAACCGCATGTTCACGGCTTTCTTGATCCTCACGATCCCACCCACCATCGTCAACGCGGTCGTGCCCAAATTCTTCACAAACATGGCCCTCTGGCAAGCGCGAGAGTATCCCTCCCGTATCTACGGCTGGTTCGCCTTTACCACAGCCCAAGTCATCGCCGAAATCCCACCCGCCATCATCGGTGCTCTGGTTTACTGGGTGCTCTGGTACTGGGCAACAGGTCTCCCCACCGAGAGTGCAGTCTCCGGCTACGTCTTCCTGATGACGATGCTGTTCTTCCTCTTCCAAGCCAGCTGGGGCCAATGGATCTGTGCTTTCGCGCCGTCCTTCACGGTCATCTCGAATGTGCTGCCGTTCTTCTTCGTCATGTTCTCGCTGTTCAACGGAGTCGTGCGACCTTACTCGATGCTGCCGGTCTTCTGGCGGTACTGGATGTATTGGGTTAACCCATCGACCTGGTGGATTGGTGGTGTCTTGGCTGCGACTCTCGATGGGGTCCCGATCAAGTGTACCGAGACGGAGACGGCTCATTTCGATGCGCCGCCTGGTCAGACTTGCGCTTCGTATGCCAGTGCTTTTGCACAGTCTGCTGGCGGGTATTTGCTGAACCCACAGGCGAGCACGGACTGCCAGTACTGCCAGTACACCAACGCCAACCAGTATCTTGATACGCTGAACATCAGCGCGGGTGACAAGTGGAGAGACTTCGGCATCTTCCTCGTCTTCGTCTTCACGAATTGGTTCTTGGTGTACTTCTTCATCTGGAGCGTTCGTGTCAAGGGCTGGAGCTTTGGCTTTGGTCCACTTTTCGGCTTCTTTTCGAAGGTCATTGACCGTGTTAAGGCTCCTTTCAAGAAGTCTGGCAAGAAGCAGGAGAGTGATGAGTAG